Proteins encoded in a region of the Spiribacter sp. 1M189 genome:
- a CDS encoding squalene/phytoene synthase family protein, with the protein MDPLDYCRSKVAPEGSSLYYALLFAPPAARDGLTALAAYRAEVLEVPREVSDAGVGAVKLSWWQEELQRLTAGEPRHPITQALLPVVRRDELDTSGLAEVIEASRMDLEYGRYPTLRELTLYCHRAGGAVADLAWRITGGEATDAAPFAHDLSMGLELTRMLRHLRRDLSAGRIYIPEDELTMSGLKPDALLRDEQSQAATDLLSRQGDRARRFLDSAISRLPAHARKSQTYGLILAVVYRQLLESIAGDGHAVTDRQVHLTPLRKLWLAWRTARRPHNVRPRPEESVQ; encoded by the coding sequence ATGGATCCGCTCGACTACTGCCGGAGCAAGGTCGCACCGGAGGGCTCCAGCCTTTATTACGCCCTGCTCTTCGCTCCGCCTGCGGCACGCGATGGCCTGACGGCACTGGCCGCCTATCGCGCGGAGGTACTGGAAGTCCCGCGGGAAGTAAGCGATGCCGGCGTCGGTGCAGTGAAGCTATCCTGGTGGCAGGAAGAACTCCAGCGCCTTACCGCCGGTGAGCCCCGTCATCCGATCACCCAGGCCTTGTTGCCGGTCGTACGCCGCGACGAGCTCGACACCAGCGGTCTCGCCGAGGTCATCGAGGCCAGCCGCATGGACCTGGAATACGGCCGCTATCCCACGCTGCGTGAGCTGACCCTGTACTGTCATCGAGCCGGCGGTGCGGTCGCCGACCTCGCCTGGCGCATCACCGGTGGCGAGGCGACCGATGCAGCGCCCTTCGCCCATGACCTGTCGATGGGCCTGGAACTCACTCGCATGCTGCGCCATCTGCGACGGGATCTAAGCGCCGGCAGGATCTACATCCCGGAGGATGAGCTCACGATGAGCGGACTCAAGCCCGACGCGCTCTTGCGGGACGAACAATCGCAGGCGGCCACGGATCTCCTCTCCCGCCAGGGGGACCGGGCCAGGCGCTTCCTCGACAGCGCCATCAGCCGCTTGCCGGCTCATGCCCGGAAATCCCAGACCTACGGGCTCATTCTGGCGGTCGTCTACCGGCAGCTACTGGAAAGCATTGCCGGTGACGGCCACGCGGTGACCGACCGCCAGGTCCACCTGACGCCGCTTCGCAAGCTCTGGCTCGCCTGGCGCACCGCCAGACGACCGCATAATGTCCGCCCCCGACCTGAGGAGTCCGTGCAATGA
- a CDS encoding SDR family NAD(P)-dependent oxidoreductase: MTIEISAGAQGPANPERLDGQRVLITGAAGGLGSALSERAAAEGAELVLLDKDLKALESLHDRIEGAGHRQPALYPLDMMGASPDDYAELANRIEQELGGLDALVHAAADFGEPAPLTLYDPQAWLKCLHVNINASFLLTQALLVLLKASGGRVIFVSDEAGREGRAAMGAYAVSKWGVEGIMATLAAEHSPVHPVISCSVDPGAMQTRLRRQLFTGEAADEVPSATGAAAAVNRLLDPASAPVNGGMYRVVA; this comes from the coding sequence ATGACCATCGAGATCAGCGCCGGCGCACAAGGCCCGGCCAACCCCGAACGGCTTGACGGCCAGCGTGTGCTGATTACCGGCGCCGCCGGCGGACTCGGTAGTGCGCTCTCGGAACGGGCGGCAGCGGAAGGGGCGGAGCTGGTTCTCCTGGACAAGGACCTCAAAGCCCTGGAATCACTGCATGACCGCATTGAGGGGGCTGGCCACCGGCAGCCGGCGCTCTATCCCCTCGACATGATGGGCGCATCACCGGATGATTATGCCGAGCTGGCCAACCGAATCGAACAGGAGCTCGGCGGTCTTGATGCGCTCGTCCATGCGGCCGCAGACTTCGGCGAACCCGCGCCATTGACGCTCTACGATCCGCAGGCCTGGCTCAAGTGCCTGCATGTCAACATCAATGCTAGCTTCCTGCTGACCCAGGCGCTGCTGGTATTGCTCAAGGCGAGCGGTGGACGGGTCATCTTCGTCAGTGATGAGGCCGGGCGCGAGGGCCGGGCGGCCATGGGCGCCTACGCCGTCAGCAAATGGGGCGTCGAGGGCATCATGGCGACGCTTGCCGCCGAGCACTCGCCGGTTCATCCGGTGATCAGCTGCAGCGTTGATCCGGGAGCGATGCAGACGCGCCTGCGGCGTCAACTCTTTACCGGCGAGGCGGCTGACGAAGTCCCCTCGGCCACCGGCGCCGCCGCCGCCGTCAACCGGCTACTCGATCCGGCCAGCGCACCGGTCAACGGCGGCATGTACCGGGTGGTGGCCTGA
- a CDS encoding YbhB/YbcL family Raf kinase inhibitor-like protein, with the protein MGFALSALQVRSNAFGPHQPIPVRHTGEGEDIAPPIHWTGAPEGTQGFAVICHDPDAPLVSPGSYGFVHWVYYNIPGDVTALDEGSEAYTHGVTDFGKQTFGGPMPPEGHGIHHYYFWVLALDQSLHLEPGLTLWQFLDQVEPHVIGMNRLIGTYER; encoded by the coding sequence ATGGGATTCGCCTTATCGGCCCTGCAGGTTCGAAGTAACGCCTTCGGACCCCATCAGCCTATTCCGGTCCGCCATACCGGTGAGGGTGAGGACATCGCACCCCCCATCCACTGGACCGGCGCACCCGAGGGCACCCAGGGCTTCGCCGTGATCTGCCATGACCCTGATGCGCCACTGGTCAGCCCCGGTAGCTACGGTTTCGTCCACTGGGTTTACTACAATATCCCTGGCGACGTCACGGCGCTGGACGAGGGCAGCGAGGCCTACACGCACGGCGTCACGGATTTCGGCAAGCAGACCTTTGGTGGCCCCATGCCCCCGGAAGGCCATGGCATCCATCACTACTACTTCTGGGTGCTCGCCCTGGATCAGTCACTGCATCTGGAGCCGGGCCTGACACTCTGGCAGTTTCTCGATCAGGTTGAACCCCACGTTATCGGCATGAACCGGCTGATCGGCACCTACGAGCGCTGA
- a CDS encoding endonuclease III domain-containing protein has product MTTKDAGSQTLPVADSAAVPRLFHRLHGALGPQSWWPAESAFEVLVGAVLTQNAAWRNVEQVIDGLRALDWMTPEAILAAPPKALAECLRPSGYYNVKSQRLRAACETWLALGGEAGIRSMETASARARLLEVKGLGPESVDDVLLYGFHRPVFVVDAYTRRIFSRIGLVSPRIGYDDLQALFHKALAPDVGQFNEFHALIVTIGKWYCRPRIPRCEACPLRDDCAHGLARDQRS; this is encoded by the coding sequence ATGACCACAAAAGACGCCGGTAGCCAGACATTGCCGGTCGCCGACAGTGCAGCGGTCCCTCGACTGTTCCACAGGCTGCACGGCGCACTGGGGCCCCAGAGCTGGTGGCCGGCGGAGAGCGCGTTTGAAGTGCTGGTGGGTGCGGTGCTTACCCAGAATGCGGCATGGCGTAACGTCGAGCAGGTCATCGACGGTCTGCGGGCCCTTGACTGGATGACGCCGGAGGCGATTCTGGCAGCGCCGCCGAAGGCGCTGGCCGAGTGTCTGCGTCCCAGCGGGTACTACAACGTCAAGTCGCAGCGGCTACGCGCCGCCTGCGAGACCTGGCTCGCGCTCGGTGGCGAGGCGGGGATACGGAGCATGGAGACCGCGTCTGCGCGCGCGCGCCTGCTGGAGGTCAAAGGCCTGGGGCCGGAGAGTGTGGACGATGTTCTGCTATACGGCTTCCATCGCCCGGTTTTTGTGGTTGACGCCTACACCCGGCGGATATTCTCGCGTATCGGCCTGGTCTCGCCGCGTATCGGATACGATGATCTGCAGGCGCTATTTCACAAGGCGCTCGCGCCGGATGTCGGGCAGTTCAACGAGTTTCACGCCCTGATCGTCACCATTGGCAAATGGTACTGCAGGCCGCGCATCCCGCGGTGCGAGGCCTGTCCGCTGCGCGACGACTGTGCCCATGGACTGGCCCGGGATCAGCGCTCGTAG
- the rluB gene encoding 23S rRNA pseudouridine(2605) synthase RluB: MSSEKLQKVLARAGLGSRREMERRIEAGRVQVNGRQASLGDRVEPGARIHLDGRPVSAAALAPGDRRVIVYHKPTGELVTRSDPEGRRTVFRRLPPLKGGRWLAVGRLDINTSGLLLLTTDGELANRLAHPSYRLVRDYAVRIFGQLDEATLRRLTEGVTLDDGQAAFESIQPLDAGEAANRWYRVRLREGKNRLVRRLWESQGVQVSRLMRVQYGPIEMPAGLREGQVHALTAGEIRHLADLVNLEGDRSGERAHPGHRRSSPRTAGGRSAHDHKRRR; the protein is encoded by the coding sequence ATGAGCTCAGAGAAACTGCAGAAGGTGCTGGCACGTGCCGGACTGGGCTCGCGCCGGGAAATGGAGCGGCGCATTGAGGCCGGCCGGGTGCAGGTGAATGGCCGTCAGGCCAGTCTGGGTGATCGGGTCGAGCCCGGGGCACGCATCCATCTGGATGGCCGGCCGGTGAGTGCGGCGGCACTGGCGCCGGGCGACCGTCGCGTGATCGTCTACCACAAGCCAACGGGCGAGCTTGTCACCCGCAGCGATCCGGAGGGCCGACGCACGGTCTTCCGGCGCCTGCCGCCACTCAAAGGTGGGCGCTGGCTGGCGGTCGGGCGTCTCGATATCAACACATCGGGCCTGCTGCTGCTGACCACGGACGGCGAGCTTGCCAACCGCCTCGCGCATCCCTCCTATCGTCTCGTCCGTGATTACGCCGTGCGCATTTTCGGCCAACTCGATGAGGCGACGCTGCGACGACTCACCGAGGGGGTGACGCTGGATGATGGCCAGGCCGCCTTTGAGTCCATTCAGCCGCTGGATGCTGGCGAAGCGGCGAACCGTTGGTATCGGGTCAGACTCCGCGAGGGAAAGAACCGGCTGGTGCGACGGCTCTGGGAGTCGCAGGGTGTGCAGGTGAGCCGCCTCATGCGGGTCCAGTACGGGCCGATCGAGATGCCGGCCGGGTTGCGCGAAGGCCAGGTCCACGCCCTCACCGCCGGGGAGATTCGGCACCTTGCCGACCTCGTCAACCTAGAGGGCGATCGCAGTGGAGAGAGGGCTCATCCGGGCCATCGGCGCTCATCGCCCCGGACCGCGGGAGGGCGGTCAGCACATGACCACAAAAGACGCCGGTAG